In Hyalangium ruber, the DNA window AGCAGCGCGGCCACGCCCAGGAAGGTCAGCGGATCATGGGCCTGGATGCCATAGAGCATCGCGCTCAACAGCCGCCCCAGCGCCAGCGCCAGCGCCAGGCCGATGCCCACGCCCAGCAGCGTCAGGCGCAAGCCATGCCCCACCATCAACGAGAGGACCTCCCCCTGCCGCGCGCCCAGGGCCATGCGGATGCCCAGCTCCCGGGTGCGCAGGGTGACGGTGTAGGCGATGACGCCGTAGATGCCGAGCGAGGCGAGCACCACCGCTCCCGCCGCGAACATCATCAAGAGCAGCATGGAGAAGCGGCGCTGGCTCACCGAGTCGTCCACCACCGACTCCAGGGGCGCCACGTCGAACAGCGGCAGGTTCGAGTCCACCGCGCGCAGCTCCGTCTGGAGCGAGGCCAGGAGCGCCTCGGGGCCCTGGCGGGTGCGCACCACGAGGTAGGCGCCCGACATGCCCTGCTGCAGCGCCGCGTGGTAGGCGACGGGGCGCGCGGGCTGATCCAGTCCCCACTCCTTCACGTCCTGCACGACGCCCACCACCGTGGCCCAGGGCCCCTCCCCGTCGTTGCGGTGGAGCCGGATGCGCCGGCCGATCGGGTCCTCCCCCGACCAGAGGGCCTTGGCGGTGCTCTCGTTGATGACGACCGAGTGAGGCGCCTCGAAGCTGTCCGCTTCGGTCAGCAGCCGCCCCTGGAGCAGCGGGATGCGCAGCACCTTATGGTAGTCGGGGCTCACCACCCGGTACTCCACCGCCGGCCAGGGCGTGTCGGTCGGCCCCTTGGGCTTGCCCTCCACGTCCAAGCTCCGGTCCGAGTGGCCCGTCAACGGCAACAGGTTGACCACGCCCGCGCTCTCCACGCCGGGCAGCGCCTGCACCCGTGCCACGAAGTCACGCATGAAGTTGGCGCGCTGAGCGACCTCCGGATACCGCTCGGTGGGCAGCGACAGGCGCGCGGTGAGTACACCCTGGGAGTCGAAGCCCGCGTCCACCGCCTGCAGCGCCAGGAAGCTGCGCATGAAGAGACCCGCGCCCACCAGCAGCACCAACGCCAGCGCTACCTGGGACACCACCAGCACGGCGCGCGTCCGTCCCGATGCCCGGCCCCCCGTTCCCCGCGTCCCCTCGCGCAGCGCGCCATGGAGATCCGCGCGGCTGGCCTGCAGCGCCGGCACCAGGCCGAACATCACCCCCGTCAGGACCGAGACGCCCAGGGTGAACAACACCACCCGGCCATCCAGCCGCACCTCGGTGGCCCGCGGCAGCCCGTCGCCAATGAGGGCCAGCAGCGCGTCGAGCCCCCACATCGCCAG includes these proteins:
- a CDS encoding ABC transporter permease — encoded protein: MDSFLQDARYALRVLRKSPGFALVAVLALALGIGANSAVFSVVNGVLLRPLPFAEPEQLVRIFGNFRAAGLERISVSIHEYRDYRDLPRALRSVAAYDQVDVTLTGQDTPERLNAITASASLMPTLGVAPTLGRNFREEEESPGQDRVLLLTHRLWRGRFGANPNILGTTVSLDGNSYTVVGVLPEGFEYPRGTDLYIPLAPPTSSLAPGFRGRRFLDVVARLKPGVTLEAAQRDMDRVSGELVQSHPNNYSQSSGWAISVVPMGEQMVGNVRGTLWVLLGAVGFVLLIACTNVANLLLARAAARGREISIRAALGAGRQRLVTQFLTESLILALAGGALGLLLAMWGLDALLALIGDGLPRATEVRLDGRVVLFTLGVSVLTGVMFGLVPALQASRADLHGALREGTRGTGGRASGRTRAVLVVSQVALALVLLVGAGLFMRSFLALQAVDAGFDSQGVLTARLSLPTERYPEVAQRANFMRDFVARVQALPGVESAGVVNLLPLTGHSDRSLDVEGKPKGPTDTPWPAVEYRVVSPDYHKVLRIPLLQGRLLTEADSFEAPHSVVINESTAKALWSGEDPIGRRIRLHRNDGEGPWATVVGVVQDVKEWGLDQPARPVAYHAALQQGMSGAYLVVRTRQGPEALLASLQTELRAVDSNLPLFDVAPLESVVDDSVSQRRFSMLLLMMFAAGAVVLASLGIYGVIAYTVTLRTRELGIRMALGARQGEVLSLMVGHGLRLTLLGVGIGLALALALGRLLSAMLYGIQAHDPLTFLGVAALLTGVALVASWLPARRAARVDPAITLRAE